A section of the Xiphias gladius isolate SHS-SW01 ecotype Sanya breed wild chromosome 10, ASM1685928v1, whole genome shotgun sequence genome encodes:
- the LOC120795179 gene encoding connector enhancer of kinase suppressor of ras 3-like isoform X1, translating to MEPITKWTPKQVVDWMRGLDDSLQQYVSNFEREKISGEQLLKITHQDLEELGVARIGHQELVLEAVDLLCALNYGVETDNLKNLVVRMRAATNSLHMATSDRRKSPVYEGSTSRKPPNDFLTSVVELIGAAKSLLAWLDRTPLTGISDFTATKNKIIQLCLELTTTVQQDCSVYEMEEKILEVSKILNTICDQTVRTTSDPLMSQSACLEEVQLTNIKQGEGLGMYIKSTYDGLHVITGTTEHSPADLTRKIHAGDEVIQVNQQTVVGWQLKNLVIKLREDPKGVVLLLKKRPTGTTGFTPAPLKNMRWKPPVPQNNSSLIRAQSPCGSANGSTKKEKPAILDLYIPPPPPVPYTPREMRTDSFSSISKRAKGSESPNSFLDQESRRRCTIADYDKLSVGCPIEANVIQPRMREHKPSRGKPRPLSMPVDTCVGVVDPYAKPWAQGRKGEDLLYRYLSNERIPTIAEEVPSVSPPYRPAGERHLVRVDHIRGSRYYSNSDLHNSATIPYQEDMKKAPVAPVSKRTTAERSLLGPDWHSSSDFLNRYNQPHIRSWSFSQAAAFPISVSPSMAADDYNPVSLRHKCKKKSRGGNGTMSRRRISVKELGLPDHQGWLYRKKESKGFLGIKWKKYWFVLKKTALYWYSNQLAEKAQGYIDLTNFMIDRAIECKKKHAFKACHPQVMMFFFAAESHDEMNLWLNKLGLASIQYEPTERSPAAECYSEASDHDEAESTEIPPPPYFEQTLRDSVDAPAPPGSTHQGTLPPPYSSAVPSEANGSLSSPISTMTSQSSASSLAKHRQSWLDLVSQASPPAGETAVVCSAQVHSHQPPEEEEEDSQVLGSSAPRDSSETGCSKESPAAGGGAQRDVLGAQGEGDHGNSSDEMEKLYIHLKEASLSPIGDRKPSTKREFRASFVKRCKNHTINDKLHLVRTLNSTLKSKEADLQAIEQVLSEKALTSHKFREWKEANAPLVQEICVKQDQQVAPEATKAAASVIAAPVVETSL from the exons GTTTGGATGACAGCCTACAGCAGTATGTAAGCAACTTTGAGCGGGAAAAGATCAGTGGGGAGCAGCTACTGAAAATCACACACCAAGACCTGGAGGAGCTCGGCGTGGCCAGGATTGGACACCAGGAACTGGTACTGGAGGCTGTCGATCTGCTTTGCGCGCTG AACTATGGAGTAGAGACGGACAACTTGAAGAATCTGGTTGTGAGGATGAGAGCTGCTACCAACAGTCTACACATGGCCACTTCTGACCGTAGAAAAAGCCCCGTGTATGAAGGCAGCACCTCTCGCAAGCCACCCAATGACTTCCTTACCTCTGTGGTGGAGCTGATCGGTGCTGCAAAGAGCCTCCTGGCTTGGCTCGACAG GACGCCTCTTACAGGGATCAGTGACTTCACAGCCACCAAGAACAAGATCATTCAGCTGTGCCTGGAGCTCACCACCACAGTTCAACAG GACTGCAGTGTTTACGAGATGGAAGAGAAGATCCTGGAAGTT TCTAAGATTTTGAACACCATCTGTGACCAGACCGTGAGAACAACCTCTGACCCCCTAATGAGCCAGTCGGCCTGCTTGGAAGAAGTCCAGCTGACCAATATCAAACAAGGCGAGGGTTTG gGGATGTACATCAAGTCTACCTATGATGGGTTACATGTCATCACGGGAACCACAGAACAT TCACCTGCAGACCTGACCAGGAAGATCCATGCAGGTGATGAGGTGATCCAGGTTAACCAGCAGACAGTG GTGGGCTGGCAGCTGAAAAACCTGGTTATAAAACTGAGGGAGGACCCCAAAGGTGTGGTTCTACTCCTTAAGAAGAGGCCCACAGGCACAACAGGTTTCACCCCCGCCCCACTCAAGAACATGCGCTGGAAGCCCCCAGTACCTCAG AACAATTCTTCCTTGATCAGAGCCCAGTCTCCCTGTGGCTCAGCTAACGGATCAACCAAAAAAGAGAAGCCAGCTATCCTGGACTTATAcatccctcctccccctccagtGCCATACACTCCACG AGAGATGAGAACAGACTCCTTCTCCAGCATTAGTAAAAGAGCAAAGGGCTCTGAGTCACCCAACTCCTTCCTGGACCAGGAGAGCAGAAGACGCTGCACCATCGCAGATTATGACAAGCTAAGCGTTGGCTGCCCCATTGAGGCCAACGTGATACAGCCCAGAATGAGAGAGCACAAGCCTTCACGTG GAAAGCCCCGGCCCCTGTCGATGCCAGTGGATACATGTGTTGGAGTGGTAGATCCGTACGCCAAGCCCTGGGCACAGGGAAGAAAAG GTGAAGATCTCCTGTACAGGTACCTGAGCAATGAGAGGATTCCCACCATAGCAGAGGAGGTCCCCTCAGTGTCTCCACCCTACAGGCCTGCAGGGGAACGTCACCTGGTCAGAGTGGACCACATCCGGGGCAGCCGCTACTACTCCAACTCAGACCTCCACAACAGCGCTACCATCCCCTACCAGGAGGACATGAAGAAAGCCCCCGTAGCCCCCGTCTCCAAGCGCACAACAGCAGAACGCTCACTACTG GGACCTGACTGGCACTCTAGCAGTGACTTCCTCAACCG GTATAATCAGCCACATATACGATCCTGGTCCTTCTCTCAAGCG GCTGCCTTCCCCATATCTGTGTCCCCGTCTATGGCTGCCGATGACTACAACCCT GTCTCCCTGCGACACAAATGCAAGAAGAAGAGCCGAGGAG GCAATGGTACAATGAGCAGAAGACGAATCTCGGTCAAAGAGCTGGGTCTGCCGGACCACCAGGGCTGGCTgtacaggaagaaagagagtaaAGGCTTCCTGGGTATCAAATGGAAGAAGTACTGGTTTGTGCTGAAGAAGACGGCTCTCTACTGGTACAGCAACCAGCTG gcaGAAAAAGCTCAGGGCTACATTGACCTCACCAACTTCATGATTGACAGAGCCATAGAGTGCAAGAAGAAACA TGCCTTCAAAGCTTGCCACCCACAAgtcatgatgtttttttttgctgccgaGAGTCATGACGAGATGAACTT atggTTGAATAAGCTTGGGCTAGCCTCCATTCAGTATGAGCCAACAGAACGAAGCCCTGCAGCCG AGTGTTATAGTGAAGCCAGTGACCATGATGAGGCTGAAAGCACAGAGATCCCCCCTCCACCGTACTTCGAACAGACTCTGCGGGACTCTGTGGATGCACCCGCACCTCCTGGTAGCACACATCAG GGTACCCTTCCTCCCCCTTACTCTTCTGCTGTCCCCAGTGAAGCCAACGGTTCGCTCTCGTCACCCATCAGTACGATGACATCGCAGAGCTCCGCCTCCTCGCTCGCCAAGCACCGGCAGTCCTGGTTGGACCTGGTCTCGCAGGCGTCTCCTCCTGCTGGGGAAACAGCAGTGGTGTGTTCAGCTCAAGTGCACTCACATCAACCgccagaagaggaggaggaagactcCCAGGTGTTGGGGAGCTCAGCTCCCAGGGACTCTTCAGAAACAGGGTGTAGCAAGGAAAGCCCCGctgcaggggggggggcacagaggGATGTTTTAGGTGCTCAAGGTGAAG GGGATCATGGGAACAGCTCGGATGAGATGGAGAAGCTGtatattcatttaaaagagGCCAGCCTGTCACCAATAGGAGATCGAAAACCATCCACAAAAAGGGAATTCAGGGCCTCCTTCGTAAAACGCTGTAAAAACCATACCATCAATGATAAACTGCACCTTGTCAGGACACTCAACAGCACATTAAAG TCGAAAGAAGCAGACCTACAGGCAATAGAGCAGGTGCTGTCGGAAAAGGCTCTCACCTCACACAAGTTCAGAGAATGGAAGGAGGCCAATGCACCCTTGGTGCAGGAGATCTGTGTCAAACAGGACCAGCAGGTGGCACCAGAGGCCACAAAAGCTGCAGCATCAGTCATTGCTGCTCCAGTGGTGGAGACCAGTTTATAA
- the LOC120795179 gene encoding connector enhancer of kinase suppressor of ras 3-like isoform X2, with protein MEPITKWTPKQVVDWMRGLDDSLQQYVSNFEREKISGEQLLKITHQDLEELGVARIGHQELVLEAVDLLCALNYGVETDNLKNLVVRMRAATNSLHMATSDRRKSPVYEGSTSRKPPNDFLTSVVELIGAAKSLLAWLDRTPLTGISDFTATKNKIIQLCLELTTTVQQDCSVYEMEEKILEVSKILNTICDQTVRTTSDPLMSQSACLEEVQLTNIKQGEGLGMYIKSTYDGLHVITGTTEHSPADLTRKIHAGDEVIQVNQQTVVGWQLKNLVIKLREDPKGVVLLLKKRPTGTTGFTPAPLKNMRWKPPVPQNNSSLIRAQSPCGSANGSTKKEKPAILDLYIPPPPPVPYTPREMRTDSFSSISKRAKGSESPNSFLDQESRRRCTIADYDKLSVGCPIEANVIQPRMREHKPSRGKPRPLSMPVDTCVGVVDPYAKPWAQGRKGEDLLYRYLSNERIPTIAEEVPSVSPPYRPAGERHLVRVDHIRGSRYYSNSDLHNSATIPYQEDMKKAPVAPVSKRTTAERSLLV; from the exons GTTTGGATGACAGCCTACAGCAGTATGTAAGCAACTTTGAGCGGGAAAAGATCAGTGGGGAGCAGCTACTGAAAATCACACACCAAGACCTGGAGGAGCTCGGCGTGGCCAGGATTGGACACCAGGAACTGGTACTGGAGGCTGTCGATCTGCTTTGCGCGCTG AACTATGGAGTAGAGACGGACAACTTGAAGAATCTGGTTGTGAGGATGAGAGCTGCTACCAACAGTCTACACATGGCCACTTCTGACCGTAGAAAAAGCCCCGTGTATGAAGGCAGCACCTCTCGCAAGCCACCCAATGACTTCCTTACCTCTGTGGTGGAGCTGATCGGTGCTGCAAAGAGCCTCCTGGCTTGGCTCGACAG GACGCCTCTTACAGGGATCAGTGACTTCACAGCCACCAAGAACAAGATCATTCAGCTGTGCCTGGAGCTCACCACCACAGTTCAACAG GACTGCAGTGTTTACGAGATGGAAGAGAAGATCCTGGAAGTT TCTAAGATTTTGAACACCATCTGTGACCAGACCGTGAGAACAACCTCTGACCCCCTAATGAGCCAGTCGGCCTGCTTGGAAGAAGTCCAGCTGACCAATATCAAACAAGGCGAGGGTTTG gGGATGTACATCAAGTCTACCTATGATGGGTTACATGTCATCACGGGAACCACAGAACAT TCACCTGCAGACCTGACCAGGAAGATCCATGCAGGTGATGAGGTGATCCAGGTTAACCAGCAGACAGTG GTGGGCTGGCAGCTGAAAAACCTGGTTATAAAACTGAGGGAGGACCCCAAAGGTGTGGTTCTACTCCTTAAGAAGAGGCCCACAGGCACAACAGGTTTCACCCCCGCCCCACTCAAGAACATGCGCTGGAAGCCCCCAGTACCTCAG AACAATTCTTCCTTGATCAGAGCCCAGTCTCCCTGTGGCTCAGCTAACGGATCAACCAAAAAAGAGAAGCCAGCTATCCTGGACTTATAcatccctcctccccctccagtGCCATACACTCCACG AGAGATGAGAACAGACTCCTTCTCCAGCATTAGTAAAAGAGCAAAGGGCTCTGAGTCACCCAACTCCTTCCTGGACCAGGAGAGCAGAAGACGCTGCACCATCGCAGATTATGACAAGCTAAGCGTTGGCTGCCCCATTGAGGCCAACGTGATACAGCCCAGAATGAGAGAGCACAAGCCTTCACGTG GAAAGCCCCGGCCCCTGTCGATGCCAGTGGATACATGTGTTGGAGTGGTAGATCCGTACGCCAAGCCCTGGGCACAGGGAAGAAAAG GTGAAGATCTCCTGTACAGGTACCTGAGCAATGAGAGGATTCCCACCATAGCAGAGGAGGTCCCCTCAGTGTCTCCACCCTACAGGCCTGCAGGGGAACGTCACCTGGTCAGAGTGGACCACATCCGGGGCAGCCGCTACTACTCCAACTCAGACCTCCACAACAGCGCTACCATCCCCTACCAGGAGGACATGAAGAAAGCCCCCGTAGCCCCCGTCTCCAAGCGCACAACAGCAGAACGCTCACTACTG GTATAA